A genome region from Sphingobacteriaceae bacterium GW460-11-11-14-LB5 includes the following:
- a CDS encoding glycoside hydrolase family 2: MLKLFRYIVLFISLFNSQLLFAQQSVRLNNNWEFLKQDLGGIWEAVRPVGVGNPEAVPLWQKVSLPHCVNAEDAVDPDVNYYQGPAWYRTQLNIENPYQNGRTILHFEGAGQKTEVYVYTTKVGAHVGGYDEWTVDITEAVAAFQKTAVYQKQFKGKVPVSVRTDNSRDLEMIPSDLSDFNVYGGIYRYLNLVYTPSLSVDKMFAKAEVDAQGKLGKLSVKARLYNPVGLKEATIQLKLIDAAGKIVSKTEKKLNDLSADVDLWSLEIKKPQLWSTEKPVQYRLQYEVISAAGNYKGEEKIGFRHIEFIEKGPFNLNGKRLLLRGTHRHEDHAGVAAAMTEGMIREEMQMMKDMGVNFIRLGHYQQSRIVLNLCDSLGIMVWEEIPWCRGGLGGEVYKQQARRMLTNMVEQHFNHPAIIIWGMGNENDWPGDFPEFDKEKIRTFMKELNDLSHKLDKSRYTAIRRCDFCSDIVDVYSPSIWAGWYRGAYTDYKKASEDEFAKVKRFLHVEWGGDSHALRHSENPDKALSKIKTGGSADERAGDASLYGGAARISKDGDWSESYITNLIDWHLKEQETMPWLSGTAYWPFKDFSTPVRPDNPVPYMNQKGVVERDFTKKEAYYVFQSYWTEKPMVHIYGHTWPIRWGDEGEEKMVKVYSNCTDAEIFLNGKSFGSKKRNSQDYPAAGLRWNLPFVKGENTIKVIARKGKQIITDEIKFTYQTEKWTKPAKMELKKISQQDDVATMEVKLFDAKGVPCLDAINWITFGLTGDGKLIDNQGTSSGSRKVQAYNGRAIIKVKLNKGQSAVSVVSEGLKTVFSTL; encoded by the coding sequence ATGTTGAAGTTATTTAGGTATATAGTCTTATTTATTTCATTGTTTAACAGTCAGTTATTGTTTGCGCAGCAATCTGTCCGCTTAAATAATAATTGGGAATTTTTAAAGCAGGATTTAGGAGGCATATGGGAGGCAGTACGCCCGGTTGGTGTAGGTAATCCGGAAGCTGTACCCCTGTGGCAGAAAGTGAGTTTGCCGCATTGCGTTAACGCTGAAGATGCAGTAGATCCTGATGTAAATTATTATCAGGGCCCCGCCTGGTACCGTACCCAGCTTAACATCGAAAACCCTTATCAAAATGGCAGAACAATCCTGCATTTCGAAGGTGCGGGACAAAAAACAGAAGTTTATGTGTACACGACCAAGGTAGGCGCGCATGTGGGTGGTTACGATGAATGGACGGTTGATATTACCGAGGCTGTTGCCGCTTTCCAAAAAACAGCTGTTTATCAAAAACAGTTTAAGGGTAAAGTTCCGGTTTCAGTACGGACGGATAATTCAAGAGATCTCGAAATGATCCCTTCCGATTTATCAGATTTTAATGTTTACGGTGGTATTTACCGCTACCTGAATTTGGTTTATACACCTTCGTTATCCGTTGATAAAATGTTTGCTAAAGCTGAGGTAGATGCGCAGGGTAAATTGGGTAAATTGTCTGTCAAGGCACGTTTGTACAATCCTGTCGGACTTAAAGAAGCGACTATTCAGTTGAAATTGATTGATGCCGCCGGAAAAATCGTGAGCAAAACAGAGAAAAAACTTAACGATTTATCTGCTGATGTTGATTTATGGTCGTTAGAAATCAAGAAACCACAATTATGGTCGACGGAGAAACCTGTGCAATATCGTTTGCAATACGAAGTCATTTCTGCAGCAGGAAATTATAAGGGAGAAGAGAAAATTGGTTTCCGGCATATCGAATTTATAGAAAAGGGACCCTTTAACCTCAATGGGAAACGTTTATTGTTGCGTGGAACGCACCGTCATGAAGACCATGCAGGCGTAGCAGCAGCAATGACCGAAGGCATGATCCGCGAGGAAATGCAGATGATGAAAGATATGGGGGTTAACTTTATCCGCTTAGGGCATTATCAGCAATCGCGCATTGTTTTAAACCTTTGCGATAGTTTAGGGATTATGGTGTGGGAAGAAATTCCATGGTGCCGCGGAGGTTTAGGAGGCGAAGTATACAAACAGCAGGCCCGTAGAATGCTCACCAACATGGTTGAGCAACATTTTAATCATCCGGCCATTATCATCTGGGGGATGGGTAACGAAAACGACTGGCCGGGCGATTTCCCTGAATTTGATAAAGAAAAAATCAGGACTTTCATGAAAGAGCTCAACGATCTCTCGCATAAACTGGATAAATCGCGTTATACTGCCATTCGCCGCTGCGATTTCTGTAGCGATATTGTAGATGTATATTCTCCTTCTATTTGGGCAGGCTGGTACCGTGGCGCTTATACCGATTACAAAAAAGCATCAGAAGATGAATTTGCGAAGGTAAAACGCTTTTTACATGTAGAATGGGGTGGTGATAGCCACGCACTACGTCACTCAGAAAACCCGGATAAAGCTTTAAGTAAGATTAAAACTGGTGGCAGTGCCGATGAAAGGGCAGGTGATGCTTCGTTATACGGTGGTGCGGCAAGGATTTCTAAAGATGGCGACTGGAGCGAATCGTACATCACCAACTTAATCGACTGGCATTTAAAAGAGCAGGAAACCATGCCCTGGTTAAGTGGTACGGCTTACTGGCCATTCAAAGATTTTTCAACCCCTGTTCGTCCCGATAATCCGGTGCCATACATGAACCAGAAAGGGGTGGTAGAAAGAGATTTTACCAAAAAAGAAGCTTATTATGTTTTTCAGTCTTACTGGACGGAAAAACCGATGGTACACATTTACGGACATACCTGGCCAATCCGTTGGGGCGACGAAGGCGAAGAGAAAATGGTTAAAGTCTATTCTAACTGTACGGATGCTGAAATTTTCCTTAACGGCAAAAGTTTTGGCAGTAAAAAACGCAATAGTCAGGATTATCCTGCAGCGGGTTTACGCTGGAATCTTCCCTTTGTAAAGGGCGAAAACACGATTAAGGTAATAGCTAGAAAAGGGAAACAGATCATAACCGATGAAATTAAATTTACTTATCAAACCGAAAAATGGACAAAGCCAGCTAAAATGGAACTGAAAAAAATCAGTCAGCAGGATGATGTGGCCACCATGGAAGTAAAGCTTTTTGATGCGAAGGGTGTTCCATGTTTAGATGCCATTAATTGGATAACTTTTGGTTTAACTGGTGATGGTAAATTAATTGATAATCAAGGTACTTCATCAGGATCGCGTAAAGTACAGGCCTATAACGGCAGGGCCATTATTAAAGTGAAATTAAACAAGGGTCAGAGTGCTGTATCCGTTGTTTCTGAAGGTTTAAAAACAGTTTTTAGCACATTATAA
- a CDS encoding alginate lyase, with protein MKKFIPYALLVLLCFTGTAFASLKPDPKGTDLKKQAAALLKKQILAGAAWAMQQNPITVTASSSPRSAGGKHDFFSEADYFWPDPQNPDGPYINRDGLTNPDNFLDHRKAMVRFSKIIGALASAYKITGDEKYVKQAVKHFQAWFINAESLMNPNLLFAQAVKGKFTGRNYGIIDTIHLMEVAQGALVMEKAKAFDKETAKGVKKWFADYTLWLNTSKPGIQEKTVKNNHATCWAMQVASFARLCDDENMLDSLRTSFKTILLPNQMATDGSFPLEMARTKSYGYSIFNLDAMTMLCQILSTPKDNLWTFETTDGKSIKKGLNYLYPFIADKNKWTLKPDVMYWDNWPVAQPFLLFGAVQYDQANWYQTWAKLDHQPQVEEVIRNLPIRNPLIWL; from the coding sequence ATGAAAAAATTCATCCCCTATGCATTATTAGTGCTGCTCTGTTTTACCGGGACAGCATTTGCTTCCCTGAAACCCGATCCGAAAGGAACGGATTTAAAAAAACAGGCAGCGGCTTTATTAAAAAAACAGATTTTGGCCGGGGCAGCCTGGGCCATGCAACAAAATCCCATTACCGTTACGGCATCATCTTCGCCCAGAAGTGCCGGTGGGAAACATGATTTCTTCTCCGAAGCCGATTATTTCTGGCCCGATCCGCAAAACCCAGATGGCCCTTATATCAACAGAGATGGACTCACCAACCCGGATAACTTCCTCGACCACCGTAAAGCAATGGTCCGTTTTAGTAAAATCATCGGTGCACTGGCCTCTGCCTATAAAATTACCGGCGACGAAAAGTATGTTAAACAAGCTGTTAAACATTTTCAGGCCTGGTTTATCAATGCGGAAAGCTTGATGAATCCGAATCTGCTTTTTGCACAGGCCGTAAAAGGTAAATTTACTGGCCGTAATTATGGTATTATCGATACCATTCATTTAATGGAAGTGGCTCAAGGCGCATTGGTGATGGAAAAAGCCAAAGCATTTGATAAAGAAACTGCAAAGGGTGTAAAAAAATGGTTTGCCGATTATACTTTATGGTTAAACACCAGCAAACCCGGTATTCAAGAGAAAACCGTAAAAAATAACCACGCCACTTGTTGGGCCATGCAGGTGGCTTCATTCGCCAGATTATGTGACGATGAAAACATGCTCGATTCGCTGCGTACCAGTTTTAAAACCATTCTGTTGCCAAACCAGATGGCTACTGACGGCAGTTTTCCTTTAGAAATGGCCAGAACAAAATCTTACGGTTATTCGATCTTTAATCTTGACGCGATGACCATGCTTTGCCAGATCTTGTCCACACCAAAAGATAACCTCTGGACTTTTGAAACAACTGATGGCAAATCCATAAAAAAAGGGCTGAACTATTTATATCCATTTATCGCCGATAAAAACAAGTGGACCTTAAAACCCGATGTAATGTATTGGGATAACTGGCCGGTAGCGCAACCTTTTTTGCTGTTTGGTGCAGTACAATATGATCAGGCCAATTGGTACCAAACCTGGGCAAAATTAGACCATCAGCCTCAAGTAGAAGAAGTAATTAGAAATTTACCTATCCGTAACCCATTAATCTGGTTATAA
- a CDS encoding glucuronyl hydrolase, with amino-acid sequence MNLKITITALSVLSFSMVKAQKTDVKKAFASAAKQTEVLIKNVDSARKVKPNLVSPRTVENGQFKMVVSKDWTSGFFPAELWYFYQYTNDKKWLDLAKKYTEDIKKEQFNKGTHDLGFMIYCPFGNGYRLTKDPAYKDVIIQAAKSLSTRFNAKAGVLKSWDHNGDKWKYPVIIDNMMNLELLFETTKLTGDSSFYKIAVTHANTTIKNHFRPDFSSYHVIDYDTLTGNVRQKVTAQGYANESAWARGQAWALYGYTMCYRETKNKAYLAQADGVAGFILNNKITPADGIPYWDYNDPKMPEVSRDASAASITASALYELAKYSSNGKKYKAAADKILNSLSTKYTSKIGANYGFILEHSTGHRPAKSEIDVPINYADYYYLEALLRSKN; translated from the coding sequence ATGAACTTAAAAATAACAATAACTGCGCTAAGTGTATTGTCTTTCAGTATGGTAAAGGCACAAAAAACAGATGTGAAAAAAGCTTTTGCATCAGCAGCGAAACAAACAGAAGTATTGATTAAAAATGTAGATTCGGCCAGAAAAGTGAAGCCTAATCTGGTTTCACCACGGACTGTAGAAAACGGCCAGTTTAAAATGGTGGTTTCGAAAGACTGGACCAGTGGATTTTTTCCTGCAGAACTATGGTATTTTTATCAATATACCAATGATAAAAAATGGCTCGATCTGGCTAAGAAATATACTGAGGATATTAAAAAGGAACAATTTAACAAAGGAACTCACGATTTGGGTTTTATGATTTATTGCCCATTTGGAAATGGATACCGCCTGACAAAGGATCCGGCTTATAAAGACGTAATTATTCAGGCGGCAAAATCGTTGTCTACCAGATTTAATGCCAAAGCAGGGGTGTTAAAATCGTGGGATCACAATGGCGATAAGTGGAAATATCCGGTAATTATTGATAACATGATGAACCTTGAACTGTTATTCGAAACCACCAAATTAACAGGCGATTCATCATTCTATAAAATAGCGGTAACACATGCCAATACCACCATAAAAAATCATTTCCGACCTGATTTCAGTTCTTATCATGTGATCGATTATGATACTTTAACAGGCAATGTGCGCCAGAAAGTAACCGCACAAGGTTATGCGAATGAATCGGCATGGGCACGTGGACAAGCCTGGGCACTTTACGGTTATACCATGTGTTACCGTGAAACTAAAAACAAAGCATATTTGGCTCAGGCTGATGGTGTTGCGGGTTTTATCTTGAATAATAAAATTACTCCTGCTGACGGCATTCCATATTGGGATTATAATGATCCAAAGATGCCTGAAGTATCCAGAGATGCATCTGCTGCATCAATTACAGCTTCTGCACTTTACGAGTTGGCGAAGTACAGCAGCAATGGTAAAAAATATAAAGCTGCTGCCGATAAAATTTTAAACTCACTCAGTACAAAGTACACCAGCAAAATTGGCGCAAACTATGGCTTTATTTTAGAACACAGTACAGGGCATCGTCCGGCGAAATCTGAAATTGATGTGCCGATCAATTATGCCGATTATTATTATTTGGAAGCTTTGCTAAGAAGTAAAAATTAA
- a CDS encoding chitinase, with the protein MQPDHSAQKKVVIGYVGGYRGLVDVQKIAAEKLTHINYAFVDVKNNRAFLHREATDTVNFRQLNQLKLKNPDLKILISIGGWAWSENFSDAALSDTSRKAFAESAVKIIEKFKLDGVDIDWEYPGIAGEEGNVFRPEDKQNFTLMLKELRLELDTLEKKYQSKKLLTIAVGGFTNFNRHTEMDKVQQYLDFVNLMTYDFYNGDFAGHHTNLYNSKSHPAENYADKTFREFAAAGVPAEKLVMGIAFYSRSFTLKESAKNGLGDSVLKSRYGKGYTFLKDSLINQKGFKKYYDKDAKASYIYNAASREYMTYDDERSVKAKCEYVLKNNMGGVMFWEYDSDLNGYLLNQINKSLK; encoded by the coding sequence ATGCAGCCAGACCATTCAGCCCAAAAGAAAGTGGTTATTGGTTATGTTGGCGGTTACAGGGGTTTGGTTGATGTGCAGAAAATTGCTGCAGAGAAACTTACCCATATCAATTATGCCTTTGTTGATGTAAAAAACAACCGTGCTTTTTTACATCGTGAAGCGACTGATACCGTTAATTTTCGGCAGTTAAATCAACTTAAACTTAAAAATCCTGACCTTAAAATTCTGATTTCTATTGGTGGATGGGCCTGGAGTGAAAACTTTTCGGATGCGGCACTTAGCGATACTTCACGTAAAGCTTTTGCCGAAAGTGCTGTTAAAATTATAGAAAAGTTTAAGCTCGATGGGGTAGATATTGATTGGGAATATCCTGGCATTGCGGGTGAGGAAGGTAATGTTTTCAGACCGGAGGATAAGCAGAATTTTACTTTGATGCTGAAAGAACTCCGTTTAGAACTGGATACTTTGGAAAAGAAATATCAGTCTAAAAAGCTGTTGACCATTGCTGTTGGTGGTTTTACCAATTTCAATCGCCATACAGAGATGGATAAAGTACAGCAATACCTGGATTTTGTAAACCTGATGACCTACGATTTCTATAATGGCGATTTCGCGGGACATCATACCAATCTTTATAACTCGAAAAGCCACCCGGCAGAAAATTATGCTGACAAAACCTTCCGAGAGTTTGCCGCTGCCGGTGTTCCTGCCGAAAAGCTGGTGATGGGAATTGCTTTTTACAGTCGTTCTTTCACCCTTAAAGAAAGCGCTAAAAATGGTTTAGGCGATTCTGTTTTAAAAAGCAGGTACGGAAAAGGATATACATTTTTGAAAGACAGCCTGATCAATCAGAAAGGCTTTAAGAAATATTACGATAAAGATGCTAAAGCTTCTTATATCTATAACGCAGCAAGCCGTGAATATATGACTTACGATGACGAAAGATCGGTAAAGGCAAAATGCGAATATGTATTGAAAAATAACATGGGTGGAGTGATGTTTTGGGAGTACGATTCTGATTTAAATGGCTATTTGCTCAATCAGATCAATAAAAGTTTAAAATAA
- a CDS encoding glycosyl hydrolase: MKQNLSILLILATAFNVAAQNKKGVKPVQAYTVTNKKVTVYTTAEKSEYRISKTETLSFAVNKQPFETEPCIFVDPTVKYQTMVGIGGALTDASAETFAKLSKKNQQELLTAYYNQDKGIGYTLARTNIASCDFSSGSYTYVQDNDQALKTFSVAHDEQFKIPLIKQAIAASGGKLPLFVSPWSPPAWMKDNNSLIQGGHLLPAYRQSWANHYVKFIKTYEAMGIPVWGLSVQNEPMAKQKWESCVFTAEEERDFIKNFLGPTLQKSGLASKKLIAWDHNRDQIFQRASTILNDKDAAKYVWGIGFHWYETWTGSGMQFGNVKQTHEAYPDKALIFTEGCKEKYDVNKLDDWTLGERYGYSMINDFNAGTAAWTDWNILLDEKGGPNHVGNFCFAPVHADTKNDKLIYTNAYYYMGHFSKFIRPGARRVGTASSRDKLQSTAFLNTDGKLVVVVMNQSDDKLKYSLWIKGEAATTSSLPHSITTLVVE; the protein is encoded by the coding sequence ATGAAACAGAATCTAAGCATCCTATTGATTTTGGCAACGGCATTTAATGTGGCTGCTCAGAATAAAAAAGGGGTTAAGCCAGTACAAGCTTATACTGTGACCAACAAAAAGGTAACGGTTTACACGACGGCAGAGAAATCTGAATATCGCATCAGTAAAACCGAAACATTAAGTTTTGCGGTGAATAAGCAACCTTTTGAAACAGAGCCCTGTATTTTTGTCGATCCAACGGTAAAATACCAAACCATGGTGGGCATTGGAGGTGCTTTAACCGATGCTTCGGCAGAAACATTTGCAAAGCTGTCCAAAAAAAATCAACAGGAACTTTTAACGGCCTATTATAATCAGGATAAAGGGATTGGTTATACGTTGGCACGTACCAACATTGCCAGTTGCGATTTTTCGAGTGGAAGTTATACCTATGTGCAGGACAATGATCAGGCGCTTAAAACTTTTAGTGTGGCACACGATGAGCAATTTAAAATTCCTTTGATTAAACAGGCTATTGCTGCATCAGGAGGTAAATTACCTTTGTTTGTAAGTCCCTGGTCGCCACCGGCATGGATGAAAGATAACAACAGTTTAATCCAGGGCGGACATTTATTGCCTGCTTACCGTCAAAGCTGGGCCAATCATTATGTTAAATTTATCAAAACCTACGAGGCTATGGGCATTCCGGTTTGGGGTTTGAGCGTTCAGAATGAGCCTATGGCCAAACAGAAATGGGAATCTTGTGTATTCACAGCCGAAGAAGAACGCGATTTTATTAAAAACTTTTTAGGTCCAACCTTACAGAAATCAGGTCTTGCATCAAAAAAACTCATTGCCTGGGACCATAACCGCGATCAGATTTTCCAAAGGGCCAGCACCATTTTAAATGATAAAGATGCGGCTAAATATGTTTGGGGTATCGGTTTTCACTGGTACGAAACCTGGACAGGCAGCGGAATGCAGTTTGGTAATGTGAAACAAACACACGAAGCTTACCCGGATAAAGCGCTGATTTTTACCGAAGGATGTAAAGAAAAATATGATGTAAATAAACTCGATGACTGGACTTTAGGCGAGCGTTACGGTTACTCGATGATTAACGATTTTAATGCCGGAACAGCTGCCTGGACCGATTGGAACATTCTTTTAGATGAAAAGGGTGGACCAAACCACGTTGGTAATTTCTGTTTTGCTCCCGTACATGCCGATACAAAGAATGATAAATTGATTTATACCAATGCCTATTATTACATGGGACATTTTTCTAAATTTATCCGTCCGGGAGCCAGGAGGGTTGGAACAGCATCGAGTCGCGATAAATTACAATCAACAGCATTTTTAAATACCGACGGCAAATTGGTTGTAGTGGTGATGAATCAATCAGATGACAAATTAAAATATAGTTTATGGATTAAAGGTGAGGCTGCAACAACAAGCAGTTTACCACACTCCATCACAACTTTAGTAGTAGAATAA
- a CDS encoding D-mannonate oxidoreductase (Converts D-mannonate to D-mannuronate): protein MVKEVESLFSLKNKVVVVTGATGVLGEAFINGLCAAGAAIVVIGRNEEIAKQRAEDVIKAGGKAIYIIADVLNEQNLIDANVTIIKEFGRIDALVNAAGGNVAEAVIQPGSDVFDLNVPALKQAFDLNLFGTIMPTQIFGKEIAKNGGSIVNISSVSATQALTRVLGYSLAKAAIDSYTKWMAVELANRYQDKIRMNAIVPGFFITNQNRALLTNEDGSLTARGQAIISKTPFKRFGAPEELIGALVYLLSDASKFVNGENVKVDGGFTAFSGV from the coding sequence ATGGTAAAAGAAGTAGAAAGCCTGTTTTCCCTAAAAAACAAGGTTGTAGTGGTTACCGGTGCTACAGGCGTTTTGGGTGAGGCTTTTATTAACGGTTTGTGCGCCGCGGGTGCTGCAATCGTTGTAATTGGAAGAAACGAAGAAATCGCTAAACAAAGGGCAGAAGATGTAATTAAAGCGGGTGGTAAAGCCATTTATATTATTGCCGATGTACTGAACGAGCAGAATTTAATCGATGCAAATGTAACCATCATTAAAGAATTTGGGCGCATAGATGCCCTGGTGAATGCAGCCGGAGGCAATGTGGCTGAGGCAGTAATTCAGCCAGGTAGTGATGTTTTCGATCTTAATGTGCCGGCTTTAAAGCAGGCTTTCGATTTAAACCTGTTCGGCACGATTATGCCAACGCAGATTTTTGGTAAAGAAATAGCCAAAAACGGCGGGAGCATCGTGAATATATCGTCTGTTTCGGCCACCCAAGCACTTACCCGTGTATTGGGTTATTCGCTTGCTAAAGCAGCTATTGATAGTTATACCAAATGGATGGCTGTTGAACTGGCTAACCGTTATCAGGATAAAATCAGAATGAATGCCATAGTACCTGGTTTTTTTATTACGAACCAGAACCGGGCATTGTTAACCAACGAGGATGGTTCTTTAACTGCAAGGGGACAGGCCATCATTTCTAAAACACCATTTAAAAGGTTTGGAGCCCCGGAGGAATTAATTGGCGCTTTAGTATATTTGCTCAGCGATGCCTCTAAATTTGTAAATGGCGAGAATGTTAAAGTGGATGGGGGATTTACAGCATTTTCAGGCGTTTAG
- a CDS encoding mannonate dehydratase, producing MKYKKLEQTWRWYGPNDPVSLQDVKQAGATGIVTALHHIPHGEVWPLTDIQERKAIIEAAGLTWSVVESVPVHEAIKTRRADAGKYIENYKTSLRNLSACGIKIVCYNFMPVLDWTRTQLDLEMTDGSKALYFNWIDLAIFDLYILKREGAEADYSKSILDRAEAKYSTLTEQDLADLRVNVLMGIPNEKEIELETLRNSINEYKAIGTQGLKENLKFFLSSIAEVCTTEGIKMTIHPDDPPYAILGLPRIASTLEDFNYIIKEVDQAFNGVCFCTGSLGAGMGNNALEIFNAVKERVYFAHLRNVKKDEDGSFYEADHLGGDVNMYEIMKALSEENALRDKSIPFRPDHGHQMLDDLAKVTNPGYSAIGRLRGLAELRGLEIGVTGNY from the coding sequence ATGAAATATAAAAAATTAGAACAAACCTGGCGTTGGTATGGTCCGAACGATCCGGTTAGCTTACAAGATGTTAAACAGGCAGGCGCTACAGGCATTGTAACCGCACTGCATCATATACCACATGGGGAAGTTTGGCCATTAACTGATATTCAGGAAAGAAAAGCCATTATCGAGGCTGCCGGTTTAACCTGGTCGGTAGTAGAAAGTGTTCCCGTACACGAAGCGATAAAAACGCGCAGGGCAGATGCCGGAAAGTATATCGAAAATTATAAAACCTCTTTGCGTAACCTGTCGGCCTGCGGAATTAAGATCGTATGTTACAATTTTATGCCGGTTTTAGACTGGACGCGTACGCAACTGGACCTGGAAATGACCGACGGTTCCAAAGCCCTTTATTTTAACTGGATCGATCTGGCCATTTTTGACCTCTATATTTTGAAGCGTGAAGGTGCAGAAGCAGATTATTCAAAATCTATTTTAGATAGAGCTGAAGCTAAATATTCGACTTTAACAGAACAGGATTTAGCTGATCTTCGTGTTAATGTGTTAATGGGGATCCCGAATGAAAAAGAAATCGAACTGGAGACCTTGCGCAACAGTATTAACGAATATAAAGCCATTGGAACACAGGGCTTAAAAGAAAATTTGAAGTTTTTCCTGTCATCTATCGCGGAGGTTTGTACAACAGAAGGTATTAAGATGACCATCCATCCTGACGATCCTCCTTATGCTATTTTAGGTTTGCCAAGGATTGCGAGTACACTCGAAGATTTTAATTATATCATTAAAGAAGTAGACCAGGCTTTTAACGGCGTTTGTTTCTGTACAGGCTCATTGGGTGCCGGAATGGGGAATAATGCTTTAGAAATCTTTAATGCGGTGAAAGAGCGTGTTTATTTTGCGCATTTACGTAACGTCAAAAAAGATGAAGACGGTAGTTTTTACGAAGCAGATCATTTAGGTGGTGACGTAAACATGTATGAAATCATGAAAGCCTTATCAGAAGAAAATGCATTACGTGATAAATCAATTCCTTTCCGCCCGGATCATGGTCATCAAATGTTGGATGATTTGGCCAAAGTAACCAATCCGGGTTATTCAGCTATAGGCAGATTAAGAGGTTTGGCCGAATTAAGAGGCTTAGAAATTGGCGTTACAGGGAATTACTAA
- a CDS encoding DUF1826 domain-containing protein, whose product MDNRFADSKQIAVVSTFSQLLDTDFYGDQNAVCWQREVVGDFQEIVSKLELKDNLTEVSMEDLHALSLSEAGCLARTVILSDFQLLADSGASPSLNLIKSYDRDEELDFISTDVYSFHVDRSPIGTDTFLCTYYGAASEIIANHQAEQKILVPEIRQKLKELHEGPEDEFQNFLMEHYFDLHYQAKAGARPVNLGLGHLWRLAVDHPEKQCLPCIHRAPIEKEGEFRLLLIC is encoded by the coding sequence ATGGATAATAGATTTGCTGACAGCAAACAAATTGCGGTGGTATCCACTTTTTCTCAGCTATTGGATACAGATTTTTATGGAGATCAAAACGCCGTTTGCTGGCAGCGGGAGGTGGTTGGCGATTTTCAAGAAATTGTATCCAAACTGGAGTTGAAAGATAACCTGACGGAAGTTTCCATGGAAGACCTCCATGCGCTCAGCCTGTCGGAGGCAGGTTGTCTGGCCAGAACAGTGATCTTAAGTGATTTTCAGTTGTTGGCAGATTCGGGCGCATCACCTTCGCTTAATCTAATCAAAAGTTACGATCGGGATGAAGAACTTGATTTTATTTCGACAGATGTATATTCTTTTCATGTAGACCGATCACCCATTGGCACCGATACTTTTTTATGTACCTACTATGGTGCTGCCAGTGAAATTATAGCCAATCATCAGGCCGAACAAAAAATACTGGTCCCGGAAATCCGGCAAAAGCTTAAAGAATTACACGAGGGGCCGGAAGACGAATTTCAAAATTTTTTGATGGAACATTATTTTGACCTGCATTACCAGGCTAAAGCTGGTGCAAGACCTGTAAACCTGGGATTGGGCCATCTGTGGAGACTGGCAGTAGATCATCCTGAAAAACAGTGTTTACCTTGTATCCACCGGGCACCGATTGAAAAAGAAGGGGAGTTTAGGCTGCTACTAATTTGCTAA